One Nicotiana sylvestris chromosome 12, ASM39365v2, whole genome shotgun sequence genomic window carries:
- the LOC104212616 gene encoding F-box protein PP2-A15-like isoform X1 — translation MGASLSNTTENGSATGGGTGLGDVPESCVACVFMYLTPPEICNLARLNRAFRGAASSDAVWESKLPCNYRQMLHLLPPWRHVGLPKKGIFALLSRPVPFDDDNKEVWLDRVSGRICMSISSKAMSITGSEDRRHWNWFPTKESSICRFHVVAYCQQVWWFEVSGIVKFPFPPDIYTLTFRIHLGKYFKRLGRRVPNFEHTHGWDLGPVRYELSTSDGQHAVSECFLHEVEQDDAKKRGCWIEYKVGEFIVNRSDPVTEVRFSMKQIDCTHSKGGLCVDSVSITPAM, via the exons ATGGGCGCATCATTGTCCAACACAACGGAGAACGGTTCGGCCACCGGCGGCGGAACAGGGCTTGGCGATGTGCCGGAGAGTTGCGTTGCCTGCGTCTTCATGTACCTGACGCCGCCGGAAATCTGCAATCTAGCTCGGCTGAACCGTGCATTCCGCGGCGCCGCTTCTTCTGACGCCGTGTGGGAATCGAAGCTTCCTTGTAACTACCGCCAGATGCTCCACCTTTTGCCTCCTTGGAGACACGTCGGTCTTCCCAAGAAGGGCATTTTTGCCCTTCTCTCTCGCCCTGTCCCCTTTGACGATGACAATAAG GAAGTATGGTTGGATAGAGTAAGTGGAAGGATTTGCATGTCAATCTCTTCAAAGGCGATGTCAATAACTGGTAGTGAAGACAGGAGACATTGGAACTGGTTTCCAACAAAAGAGTCAAG TATTTGCAGGTTCCATGTTGTGGCGTATTGCCAGCAAGTATGGTGGTTTGAAGTAAGTGGAATAGTGAAGTTTCCTTTTCCTCCGGATATATACACACTAACTTTCAGGATCCACCTTGGGAAATATTTTAAGAGATTAGGCCGACGTGTTCCCAATTTTGAGCACACTCATGGATGGGATTTGGGGCCAGTACGCTATGAACTGTCCACTTCTGATGGGCAGCATGCAGTTAGTGAGTGCTTCCTCCATGAAGTCGAGCAAGATGATGCAAAAAAGCGTGGGTGCTGGATTGAGTACAAGGTGGGTGAATTTATTGTCAATAGGTCAGATCCTGTAACTGAAGTTAGATTTTCAATGAAACAGATTGATTGCACACACTCGAAAGGTGGGCTCTGTGTAGATTCTGTATCAATTACCCCAGCGATGTAG
- the LOC104212616 gene encoding F-box protein PP2-A15-like isoform X2: protein MGASLSNTTENGSATGGGTGLGDVPESCVACVFMYLTPPEICNLARLNRAFRGAASSDAVWESKLPCNYRQMLHLLPPWRHVGLPKKGIFALLSRPVPFDDDNKEVWLDRVSGRICMSISSKAMSITGSEDRRHWNWFPTKESRFHVVAYCQQVWWFEVSGIVKFPFPPDIYTLTFRIHLGKYFKRLGRRVPNFEHTHGWDLGPVRYELSTSDGQHAVSECFLHEVEQDDAKKRGCWIEYKVGEFIVNRSDPVTEVRFSMKQIDCTHSKGGLCVDSVSITPAM from the exons ATGGGCGCATCATTGTCCAACACAACGGAGAACGGTTCGGCCACCGGCGGCGGAACAGGGCTTGGCGATGTGCCGGAGAGTTGCGTTGCCTGCGTCTTCATGTACCTGACGCCGCCGGAAATCTGCAATCTAGCTCGGCTGAACCGTGCATTCCGCGGCGCCGCTTCTTCTGACGCCGTGTGGGAATCGAAGCTTCCTTGTAACTACCGCCAGATGCTCCACCTTTTGCCTCCTTGGAGACACGTCGGTCTTCCCAAGAAGGGCATTTTTGCCCTTCTCTCTCGCCCTGTCCCCTTTGACGATGACAATAAG GAAGTATGGTTGGATAGAGTAAGTGGAAGGATTTGCATGTCAATCTCTTCAAAGGCGATGTCAATAACTGGTAGTGAAGACAGGAGACATTGGAACTGGTTTCCAACAAAAGAGTCAAG GTTCCATGTTGTGGCGTATTGCCAGCAAGTATGGTGGTTTGAAGTAAGTGGAATAGTGAAGTTTCCTTTTCCTCCGGATATATACACACTAACTTTCAGGATCCACCTTGGGAAATATTTTAAGAGATTAGGCCGACGTGTTCCCAATTTTGAGCACACTCATGGATGGGATTTGGGGCCAGTACGCTATGAACTGTCCACTTCTGATGGGCAGCATGCAGTTAGTGAGTGCTTCCTCCATGAAGTCGAGCAAGATGATGCAAAAAAGCGTGGGTGCTGGATTGAGTACAAGGTGGGTGAATTTATTGTCAATAGGTCAGATCCTGTAACTGAAGTTAGATTTTCAATGAAACAGATTGATTGCACACACTCGAAAGGTGGGCTCTGTGTAGATTCTGTATCAATTACCCCAGCGATGTAG